TGGCGTCGGTGTGGTCACACGATGGCCACCGCAGGTCCAGTGCGCCGCAGGTGAGCAGGACCGGGCCGCGGATCCGCTCGACCGCGATGACCGCCTGCGGCTTGCCGGGCGGGGTGGGCCGCCAGAAGTCGGACGGGCTCACGGCTGGGAGTGGGCGGCCGTGCAGTGTCCAGGCCGGCTGGGTGGTGTCGGGGATGCTCGGGTTCACCACCGAGCTGGGAACGCCGGCGATGACGCCGTTGACCAGCCGCGGGAAGTACGCGCCGAGCAGCAGGGCGGCTTCGCCGCCCCGCGAGGCGCCCATGACCAGCACGTGGCGAGGATCCACCCCGGGTTGCGCGCGCAGCACGCCCAGGGCGTTGGTGAAGTACTCCAGCCGAATGTTGTCCAGACCCTGGGGCAGGCCGGGTTCGTTGAAGTAGGCCAGGGCCAGGCTCGGGTAGCCGTGGGCGGCGAGCAGCGCCGCCGCGAAGCTGATGCTGAGGCCGCCATCGGAGCCGCCGAACACCAGCACCGCGGGACGCCTGGCCGCGGTGTTCTTCGGCAAGTACAAGTTCCCGTAGATCTCGCCCCTGGCCGGGCGCAGCTCCTTTTCGACCACGCCGACCGCGGCAGGGCCTTGTCGGCGGGCCGTGGCGCCGGCGGCCACCCGCCCGCCCACGGTGGCCTGCAGGGTGACGTCGTAGCCGGCGTCGGGGCTGAGGAACACGGTGGGTGTCGAGTCAGGCGGCGGGGCCATGAGCTCGAACAGCCCCATCGGGTTGACCCCGGCGTAGCTGCCACCCAGCGACGGCTGATCCAGCGACACCACCCCGGCCGAGGTCGCCTGGAACTGCGCCGACGCCGACCAGGTTGTCCCGCCCGCGTCCGTGGCCGTCGCGGCGACCGTTGCGCGCGCACCGGCGGGTAGTCCGCGCACTGACACGGTCACCGGCTGGTCCAGCAGCGCCGTCTGCGGGGACACCGACATCGACGGGCGGACCGCGGCGGGGTAGCGGGGGAGTGTGCATCG
This Actinomycetes bacterium DNA region includes the following protein-coding sequences:
- a CDS encoding acyl-CoA thioester hydrolase/BAAT C-terminal domain-containing protein: MAAHARSWRGRQIGVLTALVVAAAVLARCTLPRYPAAVRPSMSVSPQTALLDQPVTVSVRGLPAGARATVAATATDAGGTTWSASAQFQATSAGVVSLDQPSLGGSYAGVNPMGLFELMAPPPDSTPTVFLSPDAGYDVTLQATVGGRVAAGATARRQGPAAVGVVEKELRPARGEIYGNLYLPKNTAARRPAVLVFGGSDGGLSISFAAALLAAHGYPSLALAYFNEPGLPQGLDNIRLEYFTNALGVLRAQPGVDPRHVLVMGASRGGEAALLLGAYFPRLVNGVIAGVPSSVVNPSIPDTTQPAWTLHGRPLPAVSPSDFWRPTPPGKPQAVIAVERIRGPVLLTCGALDLRWPSCDHTDAITARLAARQFAYPVTALRYPDAGHLVGGLTAYFNSLTDDALTTFGGTVAGVQAAQADAHAKLLVFLASQ